The Spirochaetota bacterium DNA segment GTAAAGGACAAAGATGAGGATGACGATGCCGACCAGCGCTACCCTGGCCATCGTATCGGTTGCCGAGCGGCCCATACCGAACAATCCCTTCCCGGCGGCTTCTTCGCCTTCATCGCCGGAAACTTTGCTCTTCTCAGTCGCGATAACGGGCGTGGCGGTTTCGGCCACGGTCTCGGTTATCCGGATTCCTGGAATCCTCCTGTATTTGAACGCGCCGTCGGTTACATCGAGCAGGCCATCGCCCGCATACGCCTCTTTCGGTTCTTCCTGGGATGGTGTTCCACGTTCCGCCTGTTTCTTCCTGGCGGCGGTCTCATCATCCGCCTCGTGCGGCCTCTGAACGGGCGAAACGGGCTGCGCTGTCTCCTTATTAACGACAGGCTCCCGCTTTTCCTCGACCGACCCGGCATCTTCCCGCTTCTCCTTCTCCACGATGGCCTCGCCGGCGGCCTCTGTTCCGGTCTGGGCATACAGCGCAGACGGAACAACGGCGCGCACCGACATGCCCGCCGGAACGGCAATAAAGGCGAGGAATACGGAGATCGGCAGGATTTTAACGCCGGATTTCATTATCGGTTCGCGATAAACGGACGATGTTATACCTTCGCCTGAACCGCGGTACGAGCGAACTCAACCTTCGCCCCGTCGGCTATCTTCAATACTACGATGTTTTCGTCCACCTTGATATTGATCACCACCCCGTAAATTCCACCCGAAGTCAGGACCTTGTCACCCTTCTGGAGTGAATCAATCATCTTCTTCCGTTCCTTCTCGCGCTTTTGCGTCGGACGAATCAGCAGGAAGTAAAAAATGGCTATCATTAGAACGATGGGAATAAAGCTCATCCAGCCCTGGCCGCCGACCCCGCCGGGAGTCTGCGCATACGCAGTTGAAAGAAATAAATCTGACACCGTACATCCTCCGAATGAATAAAGTTGTTTCACGACAGAAAATCACACGACCCGCATTAACGCTTCCACCCGCAAAGGGGGCGCCGCGTTCGGGTATTACCCGGCCCGTGACGCGGGCCACATCACCGCGCACGAAACGCAGCCTGTACGCTGCACCAGTCGAAATATTATGTCAACCCTTTAATACTCACTCGCCGTAAATAATTACCGGTGTGCCGATTACAAGGTATTTTTCGAGTTCGAGGATATCCCGATTGTACATTCGCACGCATCCGCTCGTGGAGAGATGGCCTATCGACGCTTCGTCGCTGTTTCCGTGTATCGCGATACCGTGCCCGATCGGCGCGTATTCGCCGCGAACCCTGGGAACTTCGCCCGCGACGACCGCCGCCTCATAACGTGCGCGGTCACGCTCGAGCGGATAATCCAGAAGGAAGAAGCGCGGCCCATAGGCGTTGTCCCCAAGGTCGACGTTCGGCCTGCCATGCTTGTAATGGCCGTCCCTCGCGCGGAAATACACGCGGTTCATCGAGCTCAGTTTTTGATACGATGCGGAACCGGGATGCGCGTCCATGCTAAGCATTTCGATGATCCGGTAGACGCCCTCCGGCGTGCGGTTGTCGCCCGCATGAAGCTTCGTCGAGCGGTCCTGGTTCAATCCGTACGCGACCCGGTAAC contains these protein-coding regions:
- the yajC gene encoding preprotein translocase subunit YajC; translated protein: MSDLFLSTAYAQTPGGVGGQGWMSFIPIVLMIAIFYFLLIRPTQKREKERKKMIDSLQKGDKVLTSGGIYGVVINIKVDENIVVLKIADGAKVEFARTAVQAKV
- a CDS encoding L,D-transpeptidase gives rise to the protein MLKLSFAAVVLAVAVSAPACGNGHEAEIRKAFDGFRGKYVLSVEKRSFTLRVHDRRTDVVASYRVAYGLNQDRSTKLHAGDNRTPEGVYRIIEMLSMDAHPGSASYQKLSSMNRVYFRARDGHYKHGRPNVDLGDNAYGPRFFLLDYPLERDRARYEAAVVAGEVPRVRGEYAPIGHGIAIHGNSDEASIGHLSTSGCVRMYNRDILELEKYLVIGTPVIIYGE